The sequence below is a genomic window from Silene latifolia isolate original U9 population chromosome 7, ASM4854445v1, whole genome shotgun sequence.
gtttattttaatttcaagCAATtgtttttaaaaatgaaattttcaTTAGATTTTTGACGACTTTGACTTGGTCAATTGaaatgttttttttgtttttgtttttttttttgttttcaatcttGCTTCTAATTAGGTTCAGCAATTCTTGCGCTTTTTGACAAAACATGACCATTTTGTGGTAAATAGTGACCTCTTCATTGTAAACAATGACCACTTTGAAAAGCATGGTGTCGCTAATTAACATGAAATGGTCACTATTTATCAAAAAAGGTCACTTTTTTTGTCGTAGCGCGAACAGGTCTTAGAGTAGTTTTTGCGAAATAGGTTAGCCACATCCAATTCACAAAATTCTTTTAATGAGCATGTCTCGAACACATTTATGCCCATTCATATATAGTTCAGTAATTAGTCAATATGAGTTAGTATGAGCATGTCTCACACCTTAAGTATGTAAGACCGTCTTTTTAGAGACTCATTGCACTTAATCACCTTAGCGGTTCTTAGATTTTGTTGTTAGTGTTATCATTTTTAGCTGAGTACTTTTGACGTAGTACTTTACCTTTTTTTTCCCCTTGCATTTCTATCTCTAATGGAGTCCAAGGTTCATCATTTTCTAGCTTTGAGTATATATATTTGAGTAAAGGTTATTGATGCAGAAAACTTTTGAAGCTTTTCATATTGTGAAATAGTAGTCAATGGATGCACTTTTCGAGTCAACCTGAACTCGCATCTTGACACATTGTGTAATCTGTAATGCTATTGTGGGCTATGCTTTGAGCTggggcaattttttttttatggtaATAACTCTTTGTTCTAGCAGTTACGACTTATGAGTGCAACAGTTCTCTGTTCTCTGATCATGTCGCTTGGTTACGTTGACCTATTGTCTGGACTAGTGGTATTTGTGTAATTGTTTTATTTTCTCCTCCATTTTTCCATTCCCCTCTTCAGTCAATGAGTTACTTAAGAAAGTTGTTACAGTTACATCTAAACATACGGTGTACAGAGTGATAACTCCTGATAAACCATATTCTGGGGTAACAATGTTGCTGGTCATACAATTTCTAAACCTTGCTAAGTCTAAGGTGAACCTCCAATGAGGGTATATTCTCAAGAAGTTGGTTGAAGCTAGCTGATTTGGAAAATGTTGTGTTTGCTATGAGCTCGGAATAACAGCCTTGATAAGTCTAAGGTCAACCTCCAATGATAGTATATTCTACACGAGTTAATTGAATTTGGCTGATCTGTAGAATGTTGTGTGCGCGCTGTCATTTTAAAACCTGACAAAACTGCAACTCAAACACGGTCTGTAAAGTACACCAGATATTGAATCGCCTCGATTTTGATATGTTACGGAATGACCAATCCTAGAAAAAAGCCTTGATAACTATAATCTGGATTGGCCTGATCCGGAACCCTATTCTACCCATTCCCAAAATATCCCAATAAGAGCGCATTCAAAATGACAACCTCTAACGACCCAATCAAATGACCTGTTTGTCAATTCTAGTCAGCACCCCTTACAACTTACCACTGGTGCTGTACTTATATAGATCTATATGTGTGATCTTCCTTGTAAGCTTTTTACTTAAGTACTATCTTTTATACTGCCAACTTTTTGTTTTCTCTTCCTTTTTATCTGGTGCTAAAAAACTGGTGTATCAATTATTGTAATGTTGGTTTCCTCAAATGGTGTATTTTTCAGAGAAAGAAAACCTTTGTCTATACGGATTTCCGAATGAGCAGTGGGAAGTAAATTTGCCAGCAGAAGAGGTGCCTCCTGAGGTCCCTGAGCCTGCTTTGGGTATTAACTTTGCCAGGGATGGTATGCAGTCCAAGGATTGGCTAGCACTTGTTGCTGTTCATAGTGATGCGTGGTTGCTTTCTGTCGCGTTCTACTTTGGTGCCAGATTTGGCTTTGAAAAAACTGATAGGTAAGTTTCTATCTTTCTTTCAGCATTACCTATTAAGCTGCTTTAGCATAAAATATGTTATCTGATTTTAAATCATGCGAATCTTGGCTTATTAATGCGTCAATCCTGAATCTCTGTGACATTGTGTAGTGCTACCTTCATCCCAAATTTATTGTCCCAATTTGACTTTAGTGGTCGACTAGTATTAACTTTGACCATTAACTTCTCCAGAAATATGTAATACAGAGTAATACAATGAAAAATTTATCATGTTTGATTTATTAAAATCAACTGTTCTCATGGAAGACCCATGTGGGGCACTTTTTTGAGTATGGGATGCTTGTTTCACTTTTGTATTCATCTCGTTCCTTATTTGCTTGGGTGACATGTGTTTTCCAAAAGTTTTCTGTATCATTGGCTTCTATTTCAATCCATGTTGGACAGATCCATACATCAATAATAGTCTCCGGTCATttcacatttatcgttttataaatGGTTATACAATGAAAAATTGTTGGTCAAAGTCAACGTAGTTTGACCACATAAGTTGAGAATGTTTAAATTGGATTTAAGGGAGTATTAACACCATGTTTAACAATGATCCTGTTTTTGGGTGATCATGCATTTTTCATTATTTCTCTCTTTTCCACATCAACTTTGCGCTACTTATCAATCTTGACCAATTCTGCCACTACAATAATGATCAAATCATCGTTGGTGTCGAACGGTAGACGGAAAAAAAATTTAGAACACTGTATATTTTTAAGCTTAGTTGGTATATTTTTAAGCTAGCTCCCTCTCCCTAGTGGATCATCTCAACTCAACCCACAATCCTCCATGGACCATTGTTATTTGTCTTATGATTCAATCATCTTATCCGTGATTCAAATTTAGATCATGGAGACCATGATTGGATTAAGTGATTATATCAATGATCCAAATGAGCCAAAACTGGAGTTTTGTGTGAGTGTGAGGAGAAagtgtttcttctttattttattcTTACTTTCAAAAAGCGCTCCTAAGAGGCGCGCACCCGGGGCACATTACTATGCAATTCCATATTGTTTTTTCCAAATTCTTTTATTTTACCCTTCTTTTCTCCCCCTTGTTCTTAATTTTCACTTGTAAATAAATGTTAGCCCTCTTTAAAACAAAAAAAGGACTGTAAAATATGAATGTTCGCTTGAAAATGAGTACGCTTCGTGTCCAAAAGGCGGGCGGCTTCGCCTCGCGCCTCATTCCTATAGGACTCCATCGCCTCAGCACGCTTCACGCCTTCTCAAACTaagatgtttttttttcttttttcccctTTTGAATGCTTTTTGCTATTGAATTTTATACaaaaaatattactccctccgacTCAACAGATTCTTTAGGTATTCCTTTTAGGGATCTTTCATTAGATTCTTTACATTTCCTTTTTGGGTAAAATTTAGACAACTCAATGACCAAACTACCCTTTCCCCCTCTCCACTCTCACCAGGCACCATCCATCCTTTTCTACCCACAACCAACAACTACTTTGCTAGCCACCAAGCCAACCACCACACTACAACCAACCATTTTTAACCACTCAGGCTGGAAAATTACGCCAACTACCACCATCCTCATATATCCGCACCACTGCCACCATACAACCCATCCCAACCCCAAAAGCTTGAAATCAGCAAAGGAACTTTCGCTGCTTGGTACAAAGCTACCACAGCCGCCGCCCGCCAGTACAAAGCCATTGAAGTTGCCTCCTGTGTGGCAGGCTGGTAGCCATGATTAGAGTGGGATAGGGTATTTGTGAGTGTGGTTGTTTTGACGGGGCTGGGGGGATTAAGACTAGGTGGGAATGGGGCGGTAGTTCGGTGGTAGGTGTGTGAGAATGTTGAGTGGGTGAGGATGATGGCTCAAGGTGGTGGTTCTTTGGCGGTTCGGTGGTGGATGGCTGAGGGTGGTGGTTCGACGGTGGGTGGTGGTCCTGTGGTTGGTGGGTGGATGAAAATGGGGATGGGGAAGGGTTGGGTAATTGTGACATGCATAAAAATGTGATCCAAAAGCAAATGTAAAGATCATGTTGAGTCGGAGGGTGTAAAGttatgcaagtttgtttatttttttcCTATTCAAATAGAGAATTAGAGACCAATGCCGTTGATTGTAGTTGGGATTACTTTCCAGGAGAGATAAATATTAGAGGAAAGCTACGACATGGTCATTATTGCGAGagttcttttttaaataattgaTTATTTGAGGAAAGCTGGCATGGAAAGATGATTTATGAAAGATAGTGTTGATCCATTTTAAGGATATTGTTCGTCCATTTTAAGTATCTTTGTTAAACATTAGCGTTTCTGATAGAGTGCTAGGTATCATGTGTAATAGGCTGTATTACTGATATCCTCTATTAACGGTCAAATATGCGAACTTGTGCGTTCTGAGACTAAAAGAGTCATGAAATCATTTGAGGTGGAATTTTGAATCCAGGAGAATGGTAGCAGAAACCTTTTTATTTAAGTAGGACCTCAGGACGTTGTAAGAGCGAGTTTGATTTTTACAGGGGAATTATATTGGCCCTTCTATTTATTTTCACTATCGAGCTTTGCTAGTTTGAACTCTGCTTCAATATGACACTGCTTTTTATTTGAATTGCTACCATCATGATTTTTACTTTTAAGTATTATATTTCTCTTATGTTAATTTTGATATATGTGATGTAGGAAGCGCCTGTTCAATATGATGAATGATCTACCTACAGTATTTGAGGTTGTAAGTGGAACCGTTAAGAAGCAATCAAAAGAGAAGTCATCTATTTCGAACAATGGCAGCAGTAAAACCAAGTCAAACCCAAACACCAAATCTGTAAGTCACTGTAATCTCAGTTAATCCTCGACTCGACTTTAAGAAATGAAATCATCAATGATAAGAATTGTAGGTTGTTTAGTATCTTCAGATTTTTTTTGAAGGCTTTTTCAGCTGACTTTGTGATGCGGAGAAAGTAAAATTTGACAACTAAGATATTTTCTATATACTCCGTAATGTTTAGCTGGTCAGCTGATGAAACCAAGAATGATCTGTTTATAATTAAGGTCTCAGAAAATGAACAAATCTATACCAGGGTTTGTAATCGTTACAGTCAGAGTGCTTATATGTACCTTCAATTTGGTATAACAACTTGTTATCATAGGAACACTGCCGCAGTGTCTCATAAGAACATTGCGTAAGTGTCTCAAGGGCTCCTGGAGCCCGGAGGTAAGAGGGTCAGTTTTACCCAGCTCACCTTTGCATTAACCAGTGAGAGACTAGTAAAATTTGAGTCGAGCTACATCAAACGACAAGATTGCCTCAATGTCTCAAGGGCTCTCGGAGCCCGGAGGTAAGACTGGTTGGTTTACCCGGCCTTATCTTTGCATTGACAAATGAGAGGCTAGTAAAATTTGAGTTGAGCATGGCACCAAATGATTGATACCTTACAATATAAAGAAGCCCGACGAGTTATACTTTCCATTATAATGGACAACTAAAGAATGAGCTTTGACTCCATTGAAAATGGAAACAAACACCTACTCCCATGTAATGTAATTCCGATTGTTGATGTTTAAAGTATTTATTACTCTTGGTTTATCATACCTACAGACCAAATATGCAAAACCGGTGTCAGCAACGGAAGAAGACGAAGGGTTGgacgaggaggaagaagaagatgaacaCGGGGATACCTTATGTGGGGCATGCGGAGAGAACTATGCTTCAGATGAATTCTGGATTTGCTGCGATCTATGTGAGAGATGGTTCCATGGTAAGTGCGTCAAGATCACTCCAGCAAAGGCCGAGCATATCAAGCAGTACAAGTGCCCTAATTGCAACACCAACAAACGAGCTCGACCTTGACTGTTTGCGGGTTTCTGCTAATCTCGCCGCAAAAGTGGTTAATGTTGTGTTTAGGAAGTTTCTTTTGTGTTTAGCTGTGTCTACTAAGTGATAATTGTATTACCTGGTTTGCAGATTGttaatgttttgtaatttaacCATTTGTAGGTAAATCATGCTCTTTTAAGGCTATTTCAACAGTGCACGAattctcttctttttttcccttgttttttttttggctgTTGGATCCTCTTAATCAGTTAGTCTACCTTCCTAGAGAAAAATGGTGggtgttgattttttttttttttgcttcacaaTTGTGCCGAGTTCTCCTTTAGAAAAATGCGTAATTATAGTCATTGCTTCCTATATAGTGGGTGTATTATtatctatctatatctatatatatatctatctatatataataataaaacgtaatttattttcgtagTACGTATTTTACTCAATTCAGTACTTTTTGCGCACTTCTTTCCACATCATACCCTTCTACCAAAAaaacaccctaaacctaattttctcaataattaaccataaaacatctaaaattaatcaaatttattTTGTCTACGGATGATAATTGTCAATTAGAACATGTAAATTGAAATTATCGATCAAATTAAGATTGTGTATTATGTATTTTCTACTTTATTTATGCTTTTTGTGCTTTTTAATATGAGAAAGTTGATTTTTTGTTAACGACGAGGTGATAGCCTGGATTGAGGATGACGAGGGAAAGGCGGCGATGACATATGGTGGTGGACGGCAATAAGTGTCGGGATTGTGAAGGTAGTATACTCGGTCAGGGAGAGGAACGAGATATAGTTGTCATGTGGAAGGGAGGGGGTGGTGCGGCGGTGCTACGAGGGAATGGTGGTTCGCCGGTGCTCAGGCGAGTGAGGATGGTGGGTCGCCGGAGGCCGTCCAGATGGTTGCCGTAGGGGGCAGTTGGGTGTTAGGATGAAGTATGGTGGAGAATTGGAGATTGCAGTACACCCTTTTTCTTCGCACAGTACATAACCTAATTGtattgagtaaaatgtgtactgcgaaaatcaataCCCTAATAAAATAAAAACCTCTAAACATTTCATTTCCCGCCTAACTTTACATTGACTAAAAGATTGGATATATATCCCATTATGCTAAAGCTCATGAAAACCAACCCTACTTGCGTCCTTTTTATGTGTCTTTCTCATTCTTCTAATATCTCAATTCTCAAGCAATTAATACTTCTTCTATTCTTATCTTCAGTTgcaaatctataaaatataattaaaaggctaccataaaatgacaaataaatgccacacgtaggatccaaaaagtcACTtcgattaaaatttaatgtgacgtgacatatttaaatgtgatgttgcatatttttaatgtgacatggcgaattaatgtgacatgaattatcaatttattattacatgacattaatttaaatcatttatctataaattaatttaattcatttatatctataatatgaaaggatattatcattattcttaaattaattttgtatattaaatatattgtcttccaaaatgTATATAACCCTtaaaaatttacatcaaatttcataatttataattaatattgacattttaattgaaatttttgtaataaagcattttaataaatttcataatttataattaaaattgaaattttaattgaaatttttgtaataaaacatgttaaataattaattaaacctcttcatattactaaacacttACCACTATtaatattttcctatttaatttattgtttttaaaaaatttGTAATAAAACccgttaataaattaattaaacctcttcatattactaaacacctattaacattttcctatttaatgtttttttaattaaacatggtaataaattggttaaaactcttcataatacttaacacacaccaaattaattaaaagtttttcctatgtaattaatttttataatataatatgctcataattttattaaaacttcTTATATTAttcaacacccataattttcattaacattttgtccTATTAAATTCATCTCTTGAGAtcctcggcaatcaattatctaatttaataataccataaaataaattaaaaattaaattaaaataagggaatttatggttgtgtaatgactataaaacctacaaTACCTATATTAGTttttattcactttatttatttaaaatatgctcatttgtcatgagtttctaagttgtggattgtattttatggtttaatttatttatttgattatattgattatattgagtatattgagtatattgagtattattgtcgagtattattgttgttgttgttgttgttgttgttgttgttgttgttgttgttgttgttgttgttgttgttgttgttgttgttgtttttgcaaGAAAAGGTACATCCTATTCTTATTCATCCATAAAGGGAAAAACATAGGAATGGTATTTCTTACAAAGGAGTAGCCAAGCTAAACATAAATAGAATTTAAATGAGTAGTGACCATCTTACTATCCTTAGTAGTCCTATTTAGGATCCAAACTCTTACATTAAACTGCAATTGCTTTAGTAAGGTAGGAATATCAGTCTCATGACCTGCAAAAATTCAAGTGTTCCGTTCTTACCAAACAGTGTAGATGCAAGCACTGAGACATCAGCAGTACCATTCTGTTTTCCAGTGTTGTCTATGCCTTCTATGACTACACTAGTACAGCTCCTTCCTCAGGTTTGAAGTCCTACCTCTAACACacatgtgacacccttaaattgaGCGTTAActaattacgtaaattctacggaaaaactagtaggatatgtttgtaattggtccaactatataaaaacctgtaatttcaaaaaaaattctaaaccaatcacaacatttccaacattcccaagaggcgggtgccaaaacctgcaatgctaacgaactaatttacatgccatagctaacgataagaaaatgtaatgatacaaacccaaaatagaaaagggagacatatgtcccttcaaattatatacaaaaccaaaagttaaaaggtttactataagaatagccaaaactaggtccaaggttccttatgctcactagctcgtctgtgaccccaacaaagcatcaacaacctgtcaatcgcattttatacaaacacgaaagccacaattcagtggggagtaacttcgagtcctcccagccacgaatcgtcatatttaatgtaacatgtaatgaaacatgtaaataacatgataaataattcaattatcaattattctaacatatgagtcctaactgaccaaactaaactatcatgtgaaacatataacaaattgtaatccaaactttatcaattgtaaccggcttacatctcacctattacaattcataaaatcaccatacaagaaagggcaatatatcaaagaaaggcataagttcttagtacggtcaatagtcactctgtaactcgagtctataccacgaggtagggaaggtaatcgaaccggtatcttggctcagcggttaatattaataaaacatggccaagacacaacacaaccctagcctaaaatcacagagacctagacatgcggatacacaccaccgcacccaagacccacaatttttctaaaacaaagtgagtaccctaaggagtccaccaaagggttggctagtacttaagctgaccacttactatcaaaataagtaacgaggtcatgccccaacttggatataaatccactagtcaggaacacaaaggctatcaagcagtgaacatatactcgtcaaagactataaagacctatctatgatgaaggccgaaatactcacctaggacctagtcccagctcgtcccagcttgaatactttagcccacaccacacaagataaGTAAGACACCCatttaaccataagagggcaaagggTCCAACTTactaacataaatgctaacattctatcatgtgaaaggctatataaatgtctattcagcaaacaatccaacagtatcctcaataagtattcaatactaatttccaattctaacaatattaacaatattagaggctttaggggaatctagggccatttctacattacaagacactattaaattcaatcagctatacatgtgaactaaagcttgataaatggcctaaaacaagaaaaaggccgattatctaattcatataaaatttcatccaaccgaatttttaccctaaccccacctgcgacagtgcgggttaaattgcggctgaccaatcactcaattaactgacatcgaatcagtcaaagggactaaggctcagttttcggcacaatcatcaaaacatggcaattattgctataaaattcactttgagcctattaattacaatttcattttaaaatCCACCCTAACATGTGTCAACTACCATAATAAGCATACTTTTTACTTATTAACCCAATTTTCACTACTAACATGATTCAATTCAAAGTGTACTCATATTAACTatgacattaataaacccgaaatgatGAACAaggcatgaaaaaccgcgaaacaagcaacggaccaacccgggccagccgtgggcttgCTGCCCGCCACCCTTACTCCtccttttttttccatttttgttcattataacatcgtctgaacactaattaatcgttcccaatacaactatgttaacttaaactaacaaaagacataaattaagcatgcatgcatcaaatttaaacatgtgaaaatttattactcaaacaaaaatcacaaaacatacaaaaacaataaagattgtgacgattatttgtcgagtaactcgaaatatgttaccttaagctagaaaatgagcaattagcaccttaaaacccaaaccctaacaacaactagccgctatcctcgacaatatacgagtccccaaactcgtcttccaattcttcacctaaataaacaataaaaacacaaaaataagtatataaaaccgaaattaccccaaattcgtcttaaaacaacttcaagaaaactgaaattaaaacatactaggttgtagatctcgacgagaggattccggaaatgtaaatttcgtgaaaatccgataagaaatgaggaagttgtgacgatttttagcttgaaatgtataaaaatggGGTTTTGGTTTCTTTAGAacaatgaagaagatgaaggaaggaaagaaaatcagaaaaaaaagaaaggaagggggtgtggtccgcgggaaagggagaaaggaaaggagggagtcgggattttacgagtcggttttggctcgttttgataataattaaaaccgttggtcaaacgcaaattccgacaagaccaaagttcttaaacacgagattacaagaaaattgagtattcatacgacccatttccaaattcgtttacccaatgttcaaaagaattgtcattttccccccgatacgcccttatttcgaaataaaaagttttacacggtttaaactatttttaaacatctcgaaactatcaaaataaatacttttcttcaaaatataataaaattatatttctttgaattatttttactttaaatacttaaatatcaaattttatttgattaataaactattttcgaaatatattaacggtccgaaattacggggcgttacaatcacccctccttttaaaaagtttcgcctcgaaacttagaaggagaaattatagttataagaaaatataggtatcttttcaatgaaacggtgatactcttgttgatcagacaagaacatccacattcatatcaaaacataaaaatatttctacaccaataaatgagaaaacccattattgggacgtcaccaacaacgagatttaacattcactaatgttaaaaccattgcaaatcataaaagcattttcaaacttttagtttaaagttctatagtaagaataatatctttactaattatgattaaacatggcttagtaacttgaaaaaagagtaagaaaaggaataccttacgagaataattcaggatatttagctaacatagaagcttaagtttcccaagtctcttcttcgacatttccacaacgccaaagaacacggactaaaggtacaactttgctcctaagttgcttgttggctttttcaagaatccgaattggcctttcttcaaccgccaagttaggctccaattcaagaatctcttcttggatgatatggctagggtcactaatgtacttcctcaactgagaaacatggaagacattgtgaaccttgctcagatttgggggcaattctaaacggtaagcagctggaccaatcttttcaatcacctgaaaaggtccaatatatttagggttCAGCTTCCCTTTaacaccaaaccgtttcacccctttcataggtgacactttaaggaatacttgatcatcaacctcaaaggaaagtggtcgacgacggacatcaacatatgatttttgacggtcctgagcggccttcatccgctcccgaatgatcttaacttgttcaatggactcggtcaccaaatcaggtcctaacattggaacattttgggtttgatcccaacagactggagtacggcattttctaccatacagagcttcatatggtgccattttaatggaggcttgatagctatTGTTATAAGAGAATTCAACcaaaggtaaacatttctcccaagaagtttggaaatctaaagcacaggcacgaagaagatcctctaaagtttgaattgttctctcagtttgaccatcagtggcggcatgaaaagcagtgctcattaatagtttactacccaaggccgcTTGTAATGCAGTCcaaaaacgagaacaaaatcgaggatcccgatctgaaactatatctttaggaaccccatgatagcgcactacttcattcacataggcaccagctagaacttctaatctccaagtctctttgatgggaataaaccgagcacatttAGTCAATCGGTCAacaaccacccaaacagcattcttcccagtggaagtcctgggtaaagccatcacaaaatccatggatatagactcccatttccaaagaggaacatccaagggttgaagtaaacccccgggcttttgatgctctatcttcactctctggcaggtgaggcatttactgacatactccataacttcaatcttcatcctaggccaccagaattgcaatctcaaatctttgtacattttggtaccacccggatgaatggagtaaggagaaaggtgtgcttcatcaagaactctttttctcaaatcagctgcactcggaacatagattctaccatgataacgaagatacccatcatcatcaatcttaaaatccttagcttgcccaagttgaattttagctcgaatggatatgaaagtaggatcattaggaaggcaagtacggatctcacggtggaagtcaggttcagctgacatggcatcaagatgatgagagcccttttttacaaggcttactcctaatttttgaagttctaaagcaagttcaggaggtaattcctgaaaagaattcaaagaatgacaggattttctgctaagagcatcagccaccacattagcttttccttcgtgataaattagattggcatcatagtcattcaccaattctaaccatcttctttgtctcatgttcagatctttttgggtaaagagatatttcaggcttttgtggtcggtgtagatgttgcaatggactccaatgaggtagtgtctccaaatcttcagagcatgcaccaccgcagctaattcaagatcatgagtcgggtagttaacttcatgaactctaagctgtcgagaggcataagcaatgactttacctttttgcatcaagacacaacctataccatgcttagaagcatcgcagtaaacatcaaagtccactccttcttcaggtaaggtcaacaccggagcggtagtcaagctctttttcaattcctggaaagCATTTTCACACTCTTCAGACCACACaaacttagactctttcttcaacaactgagtcatcggcctagc
It includes:
- the LOC141592545 gene encoding PHD finger protein ALFIN-LIKE 4-like; translation: MDPSAPYNPRTVEEVFRDFKGRRAGIIKALTTDVEEFYQQCDPEKENLCLYGFPNEQWEVNLPAEEVPPEVPEPALGINFARDGMQSKDWLALVAVHSDAWLLSVAFYFGARFGFEKTDRKRLFNMMNDLPTVFEVVSGTVKKQSKEKSSISNNGSSKTKSNPNTKSTKYAKPVSATEEDEGLDEEEEEDEHGDTLCGACGENYASDEFWICCDLCERWFHGKCVKITPAKAEHIKQYKCPNCNTNKRARP